From Thalassotalea psychrophila:
TCAATATCGCAATCAATATTATGACGTTCAATGGTATCTCTAAAGCCATCCATATTGTCTTTACCTAAGCGTTCTAACTCGTCCATTTCATCAGGAAATAACTTAGCTGCATTGGCTAGCCCGTGCATTACAGATGACGATAAAATTGCCGCAGGTCGACCTGATGCACCAATGGCAATGCATTGAGCTTCAATAATTACCACATCACGTTCAGGATTGGCTTCTTTGGCTTGGACCGCAGCCCAAAGACCGGTAAAACCGGCACCGACTATTAGCAAATCACAATTAATATTATTTGTAAGGGCAGGCTCAGCAGAAGGCGCAGCTTTATTATCTAACCAGTAAGGAAAAAATTTAGTTTTTAATAATGCTTTTTCTGCATTTGATTGTATCGCCATAATAATACTATCCATTATATGAGAGAGGCCAAAAAATTTATCAGCTTGATGAGCTTGTGTAGCTAGATTGCCAATTGCACAAAACATTAACAATCCCACTATTAGGGGATAACAGTTTTTTGAAGTTTTATTAACAGAATATTAGGCTATGTATTGGGTGAGTTAGTTATAAAACGATATCACCTTATTATGGTATTACATTTCAAGTTCATAGTTGAAATAATATAGTCAGCTACCAATCATCCTTAATGATTTAATCAACAATCGACAGGTATACTATGAATAACGACGAACAAAACTGCAGTAACCATTTATCTTCAACAGATGTTGTTAGTACATTTAAGCAGGATGAAAATACATATTTTCAATTCGATGCATTGCGAACTGATGATGAATTAAGTGAGTGTTATGTTCTTGGATATAACTAATACCAAGTCCAATAATTATTCGGCGTTTTTAATAGGTTAAAAATATGAGAAGTAAACAAGATCGTATTCGTCACGCGATAGCTTTTGAAATAATAGGTTTGGCAATTCTTATTGGCGTGATGGGTCAATTGGGATATGACATGGCTCATATAGGATTAATAGGGGTGTTCTTCTCGATTATCGCCACGTTTTGGAATTATGCCTTTAATATTGGCTTTGATCGCTTGATGTTAAAAACATTGCACACATTAAAGAAAACTTTCTGGATCCGCATACTACACAGCTTGAGTTTTGAAGCAGGCCTGCTGGTAATTACTATACCGGTTATCGCCTGGACATTAGATATAAGTTTTTGGCATGCATTTATAATGGATATTGGTATGGTTATTTTCTATGTCATTTATGCCTATCTGTTTAATCTGGCATACGACAACGTGTACCCAATAGATGAAGGACAATTATTCTGATCGACTATGGTTTATTAATTTGCGCTAGCTCTTTAATTTTAAAATAATTATTTTTGCGGCTTATAAAGCGCTAAAAGCTCACCTACTTTTTTACGATTGGCACCTTTTTGGCTAATCGTTCTTGCCACTTTAACCGCTTTAATTTTAGTCGCATGCTCGTAAATTTTACGCGTCCAAATAGTGTCATGGTTAGAGATTAATACCGTAACATTTTTTTCAGCCGTAACTTCTTCAGCGGCATTGGCTAAGTCGGCCTGTTCATCTAAGCCAAACCCATTACCCGCATAACTGGTAAAACTTGCTGTTTTACTTAATGGTACGTAAGGAGGATCGCAGTAAATCACATCGCCATCTTTGGCTCTGGCAAAGGTGTCTCGATAGTTTTCACACACAAACTCTGCTTTTTTTGCTTTATCGGCAAAGTTAACTAATTCATTTAATGGAAAGTAAGGGCGCTTGTACTTACCAAATGGCACGTTATAGCCTCCCTTAGAGTTATATCGGCATAAACCGTTATAACCATGCCTATTCATATATAAAAACATTAAAGAACGCTGATAAGGGTCGCTCGTCGCGTTAAACTGCTTTCTTATCTCATAGTACTCATCACTGACATTATATTCTGGCGTAAACAACTTAGCAGCATCATTAATAAACTGTTCTGGCTTAGTTTGTAGGGTTTTATAAAGATTGATTAAATCTTTATTAATGTCATTGAGTACGTAATTTGAATAATCAGTATTAAGAAAAATTGACCCGGCACCAGCAAAAGGCTCGATCAGACGGCTGCCTTTGGGTAGCATTTTTCTGATCACATCACTGAGGGTATATTTACCACCCGCCCATTTTAAGAAAGCCCTTTGCTTGTTGATCATATTATAATTCTTATACTGCTTAATTAGCTTAGTGGGCTGGTGTTATTTTCGAAATATTAAGAAAGGGAAATCAAATAACTTTGCGTAATTGTTCGTGGCTTATGTTATCAAAAATCTCAGATTTGCCAATAGCTGTAGGAATAATTAAACGAAGTTTACCGCCTAAATTTTTCTTATCACGAGCCATGTGTTTGATGAAGTCATCAAAGCTCATTGATGTAGGGGCTTTAATTGGTAAATCAAAATATGCAATCAAGTCGATTATCTGCTGAGTTTCAGCACTATTAATTAAATTTAAATGCTCAGCTAGTTGCGTAGCTTGAACCATACCGGTAGCTACAGCTTCACCGTGAAGCCATACACCATAGCCCTGCTCAGCTTCTATTGCATGACCAAAAGTATGACCTAAATTCAATAACGCTCTTACGCCCGATTCTTTTTCATCTTGGCTCACAATATCGGCTTTGTTTTGACAACAGCGTTGGATCATTTCAGCTAAAATAGTTCTATCTTTTGCTTTAATCGAAGTTTTATTGTTATTTAACCAATCGAAAAATTCTTTATCACCCAAAATACCGTATTTAATCACTTCAGCCATGCCAGCGTTAAACTCACGCACAGGTAAGGTAAACAAACTATCAATATCAATAAGCACAGCTTTAGGTTGGTAAAAAGCGCCAATCATATTCTTACCAAGAGGGTGATTAACTGCAGTTTTACCACCTACAGAAGAATCAACTTGCGAAAGTAATGTTGTTGGAATTTGAATAAAATCAATGCCACGTTGATAACTAGCAGCTGCAAAACCGGTAATATCACCGATCACACCACCACCTAAGGCAATTAATGTTGAATCACGACCATGAGTATTGGCAAGCATATGTGCCATAATTTTTTCAAAATTAGCGAGGTTTTTCTCGGCTTCGCCATCAGGTAAAATTATTTCATCAACAATAAAGTCAGATAGTTGTTGTTTTAATGCATCTAAATAAATTGGCGCAACAACGGTATTGGTAACTATACAAACCCGTTTACTGTTGATGTGTGTCGCTAAAGGGCTATTGTTCGATAATAGCCCTGATTCGATATAGATAGGATAGCTACGTTCA
This genomic window contains:
- a CDS encoding PACE efflux transporter, which codes for MRSKQDRIRHAIAFEIIGLAILIGVMGQLGYDMAHIGLIGVFFSIIATFWNYAFNIGFDRLMLKTLHTLKKTFWIRILHSLSFEAGLLVITIPVIAWTLDISFWHAFIMDIGMVIFYVIYAYLFNLAYDNVYPIDEGQLF
- a CDS encoding Dam family site-specific DNA-(adenine-N6)-methyltransferase, with protein sequence MINKQRAFLKWAGGKYTLSDVIRKMLPKGSRLIEPFAGAGSIFLNTDYSNYVLNDINKDLINLYKTLQTKPEQFINDAAKLFTPEYNVSDEYYEIRKQFNATSDPYQRSLMFLYMNRHGYNGLCRYNSKGGYNVPFGKYKRPYFPLNELVNFADKAKKAEFVCENYRDTFARAKDGDVIYCDPPYVPLSKTASFTSYAGNGFGLDEQADLANAAEEVTAEKNVTVLISNHDTIWTRKIYEHATKIKAVKVARTISQKGANRKKVGELLALYKPQK
- the aroB gene encoding 3-dehydroquinate synthase, whose translation is MASLNVALAERSYPIYIESGLLSNNSPLATHINSKRVCIVTNTVVAPIYLDALKQQLSDFIVDEIILPDGEAEKNLANFEKIMAHMLANTHGRDSTLIALGGGVIGDITGFAAASYQRGIDFIQIPTTLLSQVDSSVGGKTAVNHPLGKNMIGAFYQPKAVLIDIDSLFTLPVREFNAGMAEVIKYGILGDKEFFDWLNNNKTSIKAKDRTILAEMIQRCCQNKADIVSQDEKESGVRALLNLGHTFGHAIEAEQGYGVWLHGEAVATGMVQATQLAEHLNLINSAETQQIIDLIAYFDLPIKAPTSMSFDDFIKHMARDKKNLGGKLRLIIPTAIGKSEIFDNISHEQLRKVI